Genomic DNA from Planktomarina temperata RCA23:
CATTGAAGCGTTCGAAACGGCCTTTAGCCATCCGCTTGTTATATTCTAGCGCTAAGTAAAGAACTTTCTTTTCAGTTGATACCTCCTCAGCGATTTGCTCAGCGAGCGTAGATTTTCCTGATTTTGTTTTACCACTCAGCAGCGTTAAGCCGGGTGGCAGCCAGCTATGCGGCTGCTCTCGCTCTTCGAGTGTTTCAGTGAGCAGGCTCATTAACGGCCGTCCGATCCGTGGAGTATCCCACGGATCATCAACTTCAAAATCCACGGCGGTCATCATTAGTTACCTCCACTGCGGTGCTTACGTACGCATTCGGAAATCCATGCTTGAACGTCTTCTTCTAACCAGCCGCTTCTGCACTGACTGATTTTTATGGATTTGGGAAAGTTACCTTCACGAGCCATGCGATGTAGGTGTGATCGCGATATGGATGTGAGGTCTGATACTTGTTGGGCTTTTAGAATACGCATAGTCTGCTCCATCTTGTTAAGATGTGCATAATTTACGTAGTCACTATGGCTCTGGCTTGGTCACAAAATTAGTTTATTTCGCAGAAATTTTGGGCAAGAAGGATAAAATCTTCTTCGATTTTATAAATCGATTCTTCATTGCGGAGGAGCCAGCCGGAAAAATGGTTTTACCAGTTTCCTTTTTTGCTCGACTGCTAGCCACTGCTACTACGTCCAGAACACTGCCATTGTCACCTGTTGAGACGCTTGGATAAACAGGTTTGGAATAAACGGTGGCAATTGTAGCCACCAGACCCAGCAGAAAGAGATGTTCAGTTTGTGATTTATTTGGGCCAGTTCTACCATTCTTAGGTTCTTTTTTTATGTCCATGAGAACGTCAGAAAGCCATACAGAAAGATCCCTAGGCTTGCCGGCACCGCTGTCGTCGTATCAGGTGATACTGCCGTAGATACCGGTACTGCAGACGATGAAAACCTCTACATCTTCTTACATGATGCGAATGGTGATGGTGACGTTGCAGACACTAATGAAGTAACACTGGTTGGACAGACAGTTTTGGATTTTGATCTGGATACGCTGACAACAGACAACTTCGTTATCGCCTAAAAACTAAAACTTGAGCCCCCCTTGGAAACTTGGGCTGCTCACCTAAGGAACACGCTGTGGGTTTAACTTAATGATCTCCAGTCGTACACTTGCTCACGGCAACGGAAGGCCTTCTAACTAGAGATAGTTGGGGGGCTTTTTCCGTGGGTGATGCAAAGGTTGTCGAACACCCACGCCCAAAGTAAGCCATCCAATGAAACAGCTCATACTCGGTGCAGCTCTTGTCGGCGTAGGCTTGTTCAAGTAGATTTGACGGGCTATGTCTCTGTGTAATCCCGGTGAGGACTGTAATGAAATGATACCGCTTATGACGAACCCCTCACGACCTGGTTCAAAGCATAAGCGCCTTCGGCCGGCAGTTAAACAGTCGACCTATTCCAGCGTAACGCTATTTGGCCTTGCGGGCTGCGGAGGAGGTGGTGAGCAGGGAGGCGACGGGTCCTTGGGGTCCTATGTCCCACCACCTGCAAATTACGACCCCCCTGTTTCGGTTGATCTAAACTTCAAGGTATTAGAAGCTGAACTGGTGCAACCATATTGGACGGCGTCATTGCTTATGGATGCTCCTGAACGCTCGGTTGATCCGATTTTGGAACGATATTCGCGTGTAATTGAGTATTCATTTCCAGTCGTGCAACCGTCCTATGAGCAGCCGGGCGTCATAGGTTGGCAGACGGCAAACGCGGTAGTGCAAACTGCTGGAAGGGAAATCTTTGATCGATTAGAGGCCTATCTAAATGTTTCATTTATTGAGGTTACCGACCCATTAGACATGAACGTTATTGCAATAGGCGTAAGTAACCAAACTGAAGCAGTTGGTTTTGCTTATTTCCCGAATCCAGACTTTGAAGTCGGTATGGATGTTTTTATATCCGATGATTATGTGGCCCCTCGTTTTGTTGGGTCTGAGACCACTAATTTCGATTATGAAATCATGTTGCATGAGATTTATCATGCGCTTGGTCTCAAACATCCGTTTGAAGCCGATGGCGATAATACGAATGTGCTTGGCTCTCGCGAAGATACAAGCCCTTACACTGTTATGTCCTACAACCTCGACCCATCCACTTTTGCAGGTGATGCACGGGTGTTGGATCTCATGGCGTTAACAGAGCTTTATGGTGTGAACCCGTCATACCGCTTGGAAGACGACACCTATGAATTTTCAAACTCTTCGGGTGTTTTTATTGTCGATGGTGGTGGGCGAGACACAGTCGCATATCAAGGCAGTCAAAACGTATTTGTAGATTTGCGGTCCGGTGGTCACAGCTTTATTGGTTCAAAGTCCGCTTATATCACTTCGGCAAATCAGCTTACGATTTCTAATGGTTCATTGATTGAGAACGCGACAACAGGGTCCGGCAACGACACTATTATTGGCAACGCACTCAACAATACGCTGAGCAGCGGGGGTGGTGACGATCGTATTTTTGCCGGTGAAGGACGTGATACGGTCATTTCTGGCAGGGGTGCGGACGTCATCGATCTGTCGGAGTACGTTCAGGCGCGGGATACCGTGAAGTTTAATGGCGAAAGCACAGCGGATAGGCCGGACATAATATACGGTTTCACGCAGGGCGTTAGCGGTGATTGCCTTGATCTTGGGGATCTCCTGCACCTTAGTTTTGATTTTTTGCCGTTGATTTCTGTGACCAATGTGCCTGAGTTAAACATCGCCGCAGCTGTTGTGCGTGTTGTAGGTGCAAATCTCGATACCTCAGATGATGTGGTGCGGGAGCTCAATACGGGGAGCCTCACGAGTTTGGATCTATCTGGACAATTAAACTCGATCTTAGTGTGCGCGGACAGTCAAGAAACTGGAGCAGAACAGCGATTGTATACAGCTTCGACTATGACCGGAGAGCTAACAGTTGATCAGCTCGCAGTATTCCAAGGTAATTATCTGGATATTGATATGTGGAGCAGTGCAAATTTTGTAAGTGTGGTTTAGCTGCGATGTATTGGCAATCACCGACCAAGAGGATCCAACCTGTTAAAACGCTTTGAAAGTTTGAATCGTGTAAGTGCGCTCGATGCCATCAATATTGAGTAAATTGTCATTTATAAACAACCCAATATCCTCATCATTTGGCAGATAAAGTTTCATCATTAAGTCAAAATCACCACTGGTGGAATAAAGCTCAGAGTGAATTTCACGCATCACTATTTGCGCGGCGACGTCATAGGCCGTACCGGGCCGACAGCGTATTTGTACAAAAAGACAAGTCATCGCAATTCCTTTACCTTTCAAGATCCCACTAAAAACCATACCCATTTCACCAAACTGCACAAGCAGCCAATTGTGCTTAGCTGTAAAGGATGAGAATTGATCTGACAATTTCTGACCGGCGTCCCCAAAAGAGCGTCTTAGCCGCTTTGGGACCCTCCAATACAGGTAACTTTGACATTGCGATGGATGGGCTGGGGTTAGGCAAAGTTAAATGTGTGTGGTTGGGAAAATTTATTTTTTAATAATCGTCATATAAACAGAGTAAATACGAGGTATTAATTTTGTAAAAGACATTATTTAATCTGACATTGTTATCATCCAGCGTGTGTCATTTCGTACATGCTGTCAGATTGGTTTGTGATAGGGATAGTCTTTTCGCCTACCAAATGTCGAGCTTCACGGAATGTTTGCATGGGCGTTTTTCCGTAGCAATGTTTTCCCGAATGGGGTCGCTGTTCGTTGTATTTTGCCAACCAATGATCAACGTCTGTTTGCAGCTCTTCCAGCGATCCGTAGATTTTCTTGCGGAACGCTATGTCATAGAACTCATTTTTC
This window encodes:
- a CDS encoding helix-turn-helix transcriptional regulator codes for the protein MEQTMRILKAQQVSDLTSISRSHLHRMAREGNFPKSIKISQCRSGWLEEDVQAWISECVRKHRSGGN
- a CDS encoding M10 family metallopeptidase C-terminal domain-containing protein — its product is MTNPSRPGSKHKRLRPAVKQSTYSSVTLFGLAGCGGGGEQGGDGSLGSYVPPPANYDPPVSVDLNFKVLEAELVQPYWTASLLMDAPERSVDPILERYSRVIEYSFPVVQPSYEQPGVIGWQTANAVVQTAGREIFDRLEAYLNVSFIEVTDPLDMNVIAIGVSNQTEAVGFAYFPNPDFEVGMDVFISDDYVAPRFVGSETTNFDYEIMLHEIYHALGLKHPFEADGDNTNVLGSREDTSPYTVMSYNLDPSTFAGDARVLDLMALTELYGVNPSYRLEDDTYEFSNSSGVFIVDGGGRDTVAYQGSQNVFVDLRSGGHSFIGSKSAYITSANQLTISNGSLIENATTGSGNDTIIGNALNNTLSSGGGDDRIFAGEGRDTVISGRGADVIDLSEYVQARDTVKFNGESTADRPDIIYGFTQGVSGDCLDLGDLLHLSFDFLPLISVTNVPELNIAAAVVRVVGANLDTSDDVVRELNTGSLTSLDLSGQLNSILVCADSQETGAEQRLYTASTMTGELTVDQLAVFQGNYLDIDMWSSANFVSVV
- a CDS encoding Lrp/AsnC ligand binding domain-containing protein, producing the protein MTCLFVQIRCRPGTAYDVAAQIVMREIHSELYSTSGDFDLMMKLYLPNDEDIGLFINDNLLNIDGIERTYTIQTFKAF